The following proteins come from a genomic window of Cronobacter muytjensii ATCC 51329:
- a CDS encoding 4Fe-4S binding protein has translation MKLIDTFAPAPPGVGARCARKRLRRSRCEHCVARCPTGALAWRDGDIHLLAERCTGCGICLFVCPADALENLAPLRRHYRDGVLLGPFTLPVAVGELLLWHTHYGIRAVAVDLTLFPHWLQPLAELNLRLRERGEPGWRCLPATQMPGETTRRWLRGEGGRVPHDVATRWAAGALCSKYGVALASSRCLLCGACGKVCVAGAITFSDEAVTLDPARCTGCGDCAAVCPTDAVSIAAGDTGPVSRQAIYHARCERCGEPWRAWRQDETSCPLCRHHRFGMRGG, from the coding sequence ATGAAGCTCATTGATACCTTCGCGCCCGCCCCACCCGGAGTGGGCGCACGCTGCGCCAGAAAACGGCTGCGCCGCAGCCGCTGTGAGCATTGCGTCGCGCGCTGTCCGACCGGCGCGCTGGCGTGGCGCGACGGCGATATCCATCTGCTGGCCGAGCGTTGCACGGGCTGCGGCATCTGCCTGTTTGTCTGTCCGGCGGACGCGCTGGAAAACCTTGCGCCGTTGCGGCGTCACTACCGCGACGGGGTTTTACTCGGCCCGTTTACGCTGCCGGTGGCCGTCGGGGAGCTGTTACTGTGGCATACGCATTACGGCATTCGTGCGGTCGCAGTGGATCTCACGTTGTTTCCGCACTGGCTGCAACCGCTTGCCGAACTCAACCTGCGGCTGCGCGAGCGCGGCGAGCCGGGCTGGAGATGTTTGCCAGCCACGCAGATGCCAGGCGAGACGACGCGCCGTTGGCTGCGCGGCGAGGGTGGACGCGTGCCGCATGACGTCGCGACGCGGTGGGCCGCAGGTGCGCTATGCTCAAAGTATGGCGTTGCGCTGGCGTCATCGCGCTGCCTGTTATGCGGGGCCTGTGGAAAAGTCTGCGTTGCGGGCGCCATCACCTTTAGCGATGAGGCGGTCACGCTCGACCCGGCGCGCTGCACCGGCTGCGGCGATTGCGCGGCAGTCTGTCCGACAGATGCCGTAAGTATTGCGGCTGGCGACACCGGGCCGGTTAGCCGTCAGGCGATTTATCACGCGCGCTGTGAGCGCTGCGGCGAGCCCTGGCGCGCCTGGCGGCAAGACGAAACGAGCTGTCCGCTCTGTCGGCATCACCGCTTTGGCATGCGCGGCGGCTGA